The Mercenaria mercenaria strain notata chromosome 8, MADL_Memer_1, whole genome shotgun sequence genome has a segment encoding these proteins:
- the LOC123565872 gene encoding ganglioside GM2 activator-like — protein sequence MFQIIILVASSLALAAAVQFTDCATDPSDTVATIHQLDFSPSTITFPGNLNVTLNITTNKQINQLFVDVELDKITLGLWTKVPCILNIGTCQNIEFCSMLDRILNGSSLVPKEFGHQVQAMLQSALGHKPHCPIQPENLFIDNYQLTLQAIPGLLSAITTGEFKIKISLKDNTTTTDNLGCIQFKEKIGVGVPMPEVG from the exons atgtttcaaattataaTTTTAGTGGCATCTTCTTTAGCGCTGGCCGCGGCCGTTCAGTTTACGGACTGTG CCACTGACCCGAGTGATACAGTCGCGACAATACATCAACTGGACTTTTCTCCGTCCACAATTACATTTCCGGGAAATTTGAACGTGACATTGAATATAACAACCAACAAACAGATCAATCAACTGTTCGTAGACGTTGAACTAGACAAAATAACACTCGGACTTTGGACAAAAGTACCATGCATTTTAAACATAGGCACCTG TCAAAATATTGAGTTCTGTTCGATGCTAGACAGAATTTTAAATGGATCTTCGTTAGTGCCAAAGGAGTTCGGACATCAAGTTCAGGCAATGTTGCAATCAGCACTTGGACACAAACCACATTGTCCAATCCAGCCTGAGAATCTGTTTATAGATAATTATCAACTCACTCTTCAGGCAATTCCGGGTTTACTTTCTGCGATAACTACA GGCGAGTTCAAGATCAAGATATCATTGAAAGACAATACTACCACTACAGACAACCTTGGCTGTATACAGTTCAAGGAAAAAATAGGAGTAGGAGTTCCCATGCCAGAGGTCGGATAA